A part of Argonema galeatum A003/A1 genomic DNA contains:
- a CDS encoding nucleotidyltransferase family protein, translated as MNPECSKPVSNLAPDFLTFLRLCLRGRWDSKALDAAREIAATDNFNWDALRQIVHTEALAPLLYHIVRGKNLVSPLIEEEWRKAYYHNACRNTLLLRELADVLHKLAAGGVDVIVLKGAALAEMIYDDIAARPMSDLDLLIHPEDLAVTRQILTGLGYAPVGVEMQAGFTEEFRNEEIFSKGGLVDIYIDLHWRLIAPIYYQRTFSTDWFWETSLPAKINLAPALVLGCEAQVVYLCAHLMLHHGGESLMWLHDIAAVIRFYQEKIDWELVISKAKEYNLVMSLQRILLQIADEWDSPIPADVLEKFLTLEASREEVRTYAWQYEIMAMRLFADVAGAKDWRQRLRIVWDTLFPTREYMEYRYKILHPLLVPFYYPYRWLRGLRRLSN; from the coding sequence ATGAACCCAGAATGCAGCAAACCAGTTAGCAATTTAGCCCCTGACTTCCTCACTTTTCTGCGGTTGTGTCTTCGCGGACGCTGGGATTCAAAAGCCTTGGATGCGGCGCGAGAAATAGCGGCTACTGATAATTTTAATTGGGATGCTTTGCGCCAGATTGTACATACAGAAGCTTTGGCTCCTCTGTTATACCATATTGTGCGCGGTAAAAACTTAGTTTCCCCATTGATTGAGGAGGAATGGCGCAAAGCTTATTATCACAATGCCTGCCGCAACACTTTGCTGCTGAGGGAATTAGCTGATGTGCTGCACAAACTAGCTGCTGGTGGAGTAGATGTTATCGTCCTCAAAGGTGCTGCTTTAGCCGAGATGATTTATGATGATATTGCGGCACGACCGATGAGCGATTTAGACTTACTTATCCACCCTGAAGATTTGGCAGTGACTCGACAAATTCTGACAGGCTTGGGATATGCACCTGTGGGTGTGGAAATGCAGGCTGGTTTCACTGAAGAATTCCGCAATGAAGAGATTTTTTCCAAGGGCGGACTTGTAGATATTTATATCGATTTGCACTGGCGGCTAATAGCTCCTATATATTATCAGCGCACGTTTTCTACTGACTGGTTTTGGGAAACTTCTTTGCCTGCCAAGATTAATTTAGCACCGGCGCTGGTGCTGGGTTGCGAAGCGCAAGTGGTTTATTTATGCGCTCATTTGATGCTGCATCACGGCGGTGAAAGTTTGATGTGGTTGCACGATATAGCGGCTGTTATAAGGTTTTACCAAGAAAAAATTGATTGGGAATTGGTTATAAGTAAGGCAAAAGAATACAATTTGGTGATGTCGTTACAGCGGATTTTGCTTCAAATAGCTGATGAATGGGATTCGCCAATTCCGGCAGATGTTTTGGAGAAATTCCTTACTTTAGAAGCATCGCGGGAAGAAGTGCGAACTTATGCTTGGCAATACGAAATTATGGCTATGCGTTTGTTTGCTGATGTGGCGGGTGCTAAAGATTGGCGTCAACGGTTGCGTATTGTTTGGGATACGCTGTTTCCGACTCGCGAGTATATGGAATATCGCTACAAAATTCTACATCCGCTGCTTGTACCTTTTTATTATCCTTACCGTTGGTTGCGGGGTTTGAGGCGGCTATCTAATTAG
- a CDS encoding YiaA/YiaB family inner membrane protein, which produces MPQQQTVPQKDTAAWIIQVWLSFALSVSATSLGIIYLPVDNWVKGYMGMGLVFSVGSTFTLAKTTRDNHEASRLTARIDEARVEKILSEHHPLK; this is translated from the coding sequence ATGCCACAACAACAAACTGTCCCTCAAAAAGATACCGCCGCTTGGATTATTCAAGTCTGGCTTTCTTTTGCTCTTTCCGTCTCTGCAACTTCTCTCGGCATAATTTACCTCCCTGTAGATAACTGGGTAAAAGGTTATATGGGTATGGGTTTAGTTTTTTCAGTAGGCTCCACTTTTACGCTTGCCAAAACCACCAGGGATAATCATGAAGCTTCCAGACTAACAGCTAGGATTGATGAAGCTAGAGTCGAGAAAATACTCAGTGAACACCATCCTCTTAAATAG
- a CDS encoding CHAT domain-containing protein, which translates to MNEQRLQAYLNLINALLNCPSGEESEILNANRELVDAGLVETMAKEAEMLSQRGDENAANYLIDVARQLAEALGLSSSSQLDFLLTVLQATADSNGDPQVVYPLLKENLDKIDDKLAVVLEEWATAKLQEVESEIAQSIAADIGNFSNRIQQLPLGNRDSNLEIAITGYNVVLTVYNRQDFPKNWATTQNNLGNAYSDRIIGEKAENIELAIKCYQQALQVRTHEAFPQDWAMTQNNWGNAYSDRIQGEKAENIELAIDCYKQALQVLTREALPQDWAGTQNNLGTAYSDRIKGEKAENIELAIDCYQQALQVLTREALPKNWATTQNNLGTAYSDRIKGKKAENIELAIDCYQQALQVRTREAFTQNNAETLLNLGIAYQEYRQFTAAYNTFVSAIETVELLRGNIVSGDEVKRKHSQEWNQLYLRMVEVCIELHNYTKAIEYADRSKARNLVELIATRDLYPKGEMPEEVRNELQRLKAEINLESRRLANSETRFLQETGFLGEDTIYINELRERYNQLLPFKPIQFNDIEKLIDERTAIIEWYITNDKFLAFIITSDPPLTPPSKGGEQESEPPLLRGAGGIAIWQSTPKDLESLQNWANEYLNDYTQQYPSWLIQLPQRLTQLAEILHIDEILSQIPSNCEKLILIPHRYLHLFPLHALPLKVPPSPGDLEGSEVPPLRGDLGGFLLDRFPNGVSYAPNCQLLQQAQNRQRPNFQHLFAIQNPTADLDYTDLEVATIQQHFDPSDILANTAAKKDAISNALLRNPHCAHFSCHGYFNFASPLQSALLLADSKQPDGDIDLQKCFTLEDIFTSNFSQCRLVTLSACETGLTDFTTNSDEYIGLPSGFLVAGSPSVVSSLWRVTDLSTAFLMIKLYENLQSQTSVPIALNQAQIWLRNVSKKEFIQWTNCLNLGNNWIEEIQAKLEVFNLDDAPFAHPVYWAAFCAIGQ; encoded by the coding sequence ATGAACGAACAACGCCTGCAAGCCTATCTCAATCTTATCAATGCCCTGCTGAATTGTCCCAGTGGCGAAGAATCAGAGATTTTGAACGCTAACCGAGAACTGGTTGATGCTGGTTTGGTAGAGACAATGGCAAAAGAAGCAGAAATGTTGTCACAAAGGGGAGACGAAAATGCTGCTAATTACTTAATCGATGTGGCGCGTCAACTGGCGGAAGCATTGGGGTTGTCATCATCATCCCAACTTGACTTTCTGTTAACTGTATTGCAAGCCACCGCAGACAGCAACGGCGATCCGCAAGTTGTTTACCCGTTGCTGAAAGAAAACTTAGATAAAATCGATGATAAGTTGGCGGTTGTGTTGGAAGAATGGGCAACTGCTAAGTTACAGGAAGTAGAATCAGAGATAGCACAAAGTATTGCAGCAGATATTGGAAATTTCAGTAATCGGATTCAGCAGTTACCGTTAGGAAATCGGGATAGTAATTTAGAAATTGCAATTACGGGATATAACGTAGTGCTGACTGTTTATAATAGACAAGACTTTCCCAAGAATTGGGCAACGACTCAAAACAATTTGGGAAATGCTTACAGTGATCGCATCATCGGAGAGAAAGCAGAAAATATCGAATTAGCGATCAAGTGTTACCAACAAGCATTGCAAGTTCGCACCCACGAAGCTTTTCCCCAAGATTGGGCAATGACTCAAAACAATTGGGGAAATGCTTACAGTGATCGCATCCAAGGAGAAAAAGCAGAAAATATTGAATTAGCGATCGATTGTTACAAACAAGCTTTGCAAGTTCTCACCCGCGAAGCTTTACCCCAAGATTGGGCAGGAACTCAAAACAATTTGGGAACTGCTTACAGTGATCGCATCAAGGGAGAGAAAGCAGAAAATATTGAATTAGCGATCGATTGTTACCAACAAGCTTTGCAAGTTCTCACCCGCGAAGCTTTACCCAAAAATTGGGCAACAACTCAAAACAATTTGGGAACTGCTTACAGCGATCGCATCAAGGGAAAGAAAGCAGAAAATATTGAATTAGCGATCGATTGTTACCAACAAGCTTTGCAAGTTCGCACCCGCGAAGCTTTTACCCAAAACAATGCCGAAACCTTACTCAACCTCGGCATTGCTTACCAAGAATATCGACAATTCACCGCCGCCTACAACACCTTTGTATCTGCGATCGAAACCGTAGAATTATTGCGCGGCAACATAGTTTCTGGCGATGAAGTTAAACGCAAACACTCACAAGAATGGAACCAACTTTATCTCCGTATGGTAGAAGTTTGCATCGAACTCCACAACTACACTAAAGCAATCGAATACGCCGATCGCAGCAAAGCCCGCAACCTAGTCGAACTCATCGCCACCCGCGACTTATATCCCAAAGGCGAAATGCCAGAAGAAGTGCGAAATGAACTGCAACGGTTAAAGGCAGAAATCAATCTCGAAAGTCGTCGTCTCGCCAATTCAGAAACCCGGTTTCTCCAAGAAACCGGGTTTCTGGGGGAAGATACTATATATATTAATGAATTGCGGGAAAGATATAATCAGCTTTTGCCATTTAAACCAATTCAATTTAATGATATTGAAAAGTTGATCGATGAACGCACGGCGATAATTGAATGGTATATTACAAACGATAAATTTTTGGCTTTTATCATTACATCAGATCCCCCCCTAACCCCCCCTTCAAAAGGGGGGGAACAAGAATCAGAACCCCCCTTGTTAAGGGGGGCAGGGGGGATCGCAATCTGGCAATCCACCCCAAAAGACTTAGAATCATTACAAAATTGGGCAAACGAATATCTCAACGACTACACCCAACAATACCCATCCTGGCTAATCCAACTACCCCAAAGACTAACCCAACTAGCCGAAATCCTCCACATCGATGAAATATTATCCCAAATCCCCTCAAACTGCGAAAAACTCATCCTAATTCCCCATCGCTACCTACACCTGTTCCCCCTCCACGCCCTACCTCTCAAAGTCCCTCCGTCCCCAGGCGATTTAGAGGGATCGGAAGTCCCCCCGTTGCGGGGGGATTTAGGGGGTTTCCTCCTCGACAGATTCCCCAACGGCGTCAGCTACGCCCCCAATTGCCAATTACTGCAACAAGCCCAAAACCGCCAACGCCCGAATTTCCAACACCTTTTCGCCATCCAAAACCCCACCGCCGATCTCGATTACACCGATTTAGAAGTAGCCACCATCCAGCAACACTTCGATCCCAGCGACATCCTCGCCAACACCGCCGCCAAAAAAGACGCCATCTCCAACGCCCTTCTCCGCAACCCCCACTGCGCCCACTTCTCCTGTCACGGCTATTTTAATTTTGCCTCTCCCTTGCAGTCAGCCCTCCTACTGGCAGATTCCAAACAACCCGACGGCGACATCGACCTGCAAAAATGCTTTACTTTAGAAGATATCTTCACCAGCAACTTCAGCCAATGCCGCCTCGTCACCCTTTCCGCCTGCGAAACCGGATTAACAGATTTCACCACCAACAGCGATGAGTATATCGGCTTACCCAGCGGCTTTCTAGTTGCGGGTTCTCCCAGCGTTGTCAGTAGCCTGTGGCGTGTGACCGATTTGTCAACCGCATTTTTAATGATTAAATTGTATGAAAACTTACAAAGTCAGACATCCGTACCGATCGCCCTCAACCAAGCCCAAATCTGGTTGCGGAATGTCAGCAAAAAAGAATTTATACAGTGGACTAATTGCCTCAATTTAGGTAACAATTGGATAGAGGAAATCCAAGCTAAACTGGAAGTGTTCAACTTGGATGATGCACCTTTCGCCCATCCTGTTTATTGGGCTGCTTTCTGTGCCATTGGGCAATAA
- a CDS encoding Uma2 family endonuclease, with protein MPQQLLKRLFTVKEYHLMVDAGILKEDDRVELIKGEIVQMSPIGRFHAACVKRLIRLFSQLLGELAIIGAQDPVELDDLSEPQPDLALLRIRADFYQSGHPQPEDILLIIEVADTTVESDREVKIPLYASSGIMEVWLVNIPAQCIEVYRQPSANGYQNVQIFQRGKSIFVEAFPDVNFTVDEILG; from the coding sequence ATGCCACAACAATTGCTAAAACGACTATTCACCGTCAAAGAATATCACCTAATGGTTGATGCTGGTATTCTCAAAGAAGATGACAGAGTAGAACTTATCAAAGGAGAAATTGTTCAAATGTCACCGATTGGAAGATTTCATGCTGCTTGTGTAAAGCGATTAATCAGGCTTTTTTCTCAATTGCTAGGTGAACTAGCTATAATTGGTGCCCAAGATCCAGTAGAATTAGACGACCTCTCCGAACCACAACCAGATTTAGCATTGCTGAGAATACGCGCAGATTTTTACCAATCTGGACATCCGCAACCAGAAGATATACTATTAATTATAGAAGTAGCAGATACCACAGTTGAATCTGACCGAGAGGTAAAAATACCCCTTTATGCGAGTAGCGGTATTATGGAAGTTTGGTTGGTGAATATTCCGGCACAATGTATCGAAGTTTATCGGCAACCTTCAGCGAATGGTTATCAAAACGTACAGATATTTCAGCGCGGAAAATCAATTTTTGTAGAAGCTTTTCCCGATGTTAATTTTACAGTTGATGAAATTTTGGGATAA
- a CDS encoding zinc ribbon domain-containing protein: MAYIGDLGSGQQVYIENNGTQTAITLISSSPGQQQSQSSSFQTGTWTKPPALFRSATGFVLQIEGTEGSRFVRLQANGISSFSESPSLSNAEVVPLQQVEKSPMQPMQPMEPMKPIGDMEMRMSPNMEMRMGNMEMRMGSVEEETAATRRFCTECGKVVGESDRFCTHCGHRLTPS; this comes from the coding sequence ATGGCTTACATAGGCGATTTGGGCAGCGGCCAACAAGTTTACATCGAAAATAACGGTACGCAAACAGCAATTACCCTGATTAGCAGCAGTCCGGGACAGCAGCAAAGCCAAAGCAGCAGTTTTCAAACGGGTACTTGGACGAAGCCGCCTGCTTTATTCCGTAGCGCGACTGGTTTTGTGTTGCAAATTGAGGGGACAGAAGGTTCGCGCTTTGTGCGTTTGCAAGCTAATGGAATCAGTAGTTTCAGTGAATCTCCGTCACTCAGTAATGCGGAGGTTGTACCACTCCAGCAGGTAGAAAAAAGCCCAATGCAGCCAATGCAGCCGATGGAACCTATGAAACCGATCGGCGATATGGAAATGCGGATGTCGCCCAATATGGAAATGCGGATGGGGAATATGGAGATGCGAATGGGTTCTGTAGAGGAAGAAACTGCTGCAACCAGGCGTTTTTGTACGGAATGCGGTAAGGTGGTGGGAGAGAGCGATCGCTTCTGCACCCATTGCGGTCATCGTCTCACACCTTCTTGA
- a CDS encoding SOS response-associated peptidase has product MCGRFSFTQSEKIVAEVFQLASVPTLSPRYNIAPTQPVPTVLVDSDDKNRHLKMLRWGLIPSWAKDIKIGAKLINARAETVAEKPAFRSAFKRRRCLILADGFYEWQEQEGKKQPFYFRLQDGKPFAFAGLWERWEKGEDEAIASCTILTTESNELMGPIHDRMPVILDPKDYDKWLDPEVQKPESLQSLLQPYKSEEMTFYPVTTKVNNAKTDSPDCIKKV; this is encoded by the coding sequence ATGTGTGGACGATTTAGCTTTACTCAGTCCGAGAAGATAGTAGCTGAGGTATTTCAGCTAGCCTCCGTTCCGACTCTATCGCCACGATACAACATTGCGCCAACGCAACCAGTACCGACAGTTTTAGTAGATTCCGATGATAAAAATCGGCACTTGAAAATGTTGCGTTGGGGTTTAATTCCATCCTGGGCTAAAGATATTAAAATCGGTGCTAAGCTGATTAACGCTAGGGCAGAAACCGTTGCTGAAAAGCCAGCTTTTCGGTCAGCTTTTAAGCGTCGGCGGTGCTTAATTTTAGCTGATGGATTTTATGAATGGCAAGAACAAGAAGGTAAGAAGCAACCGTTTTATTTCCGCTTGCAAGATGGAAAACCTTTTGCATTTGCTGGATTGTGGGAACGCTGGGAAAAAGGTGAGGATGAGGCGATCGCATCTTGCACGATTCTGACGACGGAATCAAACGAGTTAATGGGCCCAATTCACGACAGAATGCCAGTAATTCTCGACCCAAAAGACTACGACAAATGGCTAGATCCAGAAGTGCAAAAACCCGAATCCCTACAATCGCTTCTGCAACCATACAAATCAGAAGAGATGACCTTTTATCCTGTCACCACAAAGGTTAATAACGCCAAAACGGATAGCCCAGATTGTATCAAGAAGGTGTGA
- a CDS encoding pentapeptide repeat-containing protein: MTQTSIMNTLKISLSLITFTLLTPAVNVQEVKGQVNYNNNSQIVRQLLESKYCPSCDLRNANLRSANLVGANLEDANLSNVDLSNADLSGELVQFRCGNGPELVPANLSGANLSGANLENANLKGANLENADLRGANLKGANLENANLTGANIDGAIGIEQIKSFSKQMIVPLEKMWVAVNKCGNK, from the coding sequence ATGACACAAACTTCAATTATGAACACCCTAAAAATATCCCTTTCTTTAATAACTTTTACCTTGCTAACTCCTGCTGTTAATGTACAAGAAGTTAAAGGTCAAGTCAACTACAATAATAATTCCCAAATAGTTAGACAACTGTTGGAAAGTAAATATTGTCCAAGCTGCGACCTCAGAAACGCTAACTTGAGATCTGCTAATCTAGTAGGCGCTAACCTCGAAGATGCCAATCTAAGTAACGTTGATTTAAGCAATGCTGACTTGAGTGGCGAATTAGTTCAATTTAGGTGCGGTAATGGCCCAGAATTAGTACCTGCAAATTTAAGTGGCGCTAACCTAAGCGGTGCCAATTTGGAGAATGCTAACCTCAAAGGTGCCAACTTGGAAAACGCCGACCTCAGAGGCGCTAATCTGAAGGGCGCTAACTTGGAAAATGCCAATCTCACAGGTGCCAATATCGACGGCGCAATTGGTATTGAACAAATAAAATCTTTTTCTAAGCAGATGATAGTACCTTTAGAAAAAATGTGGGTCGCTGTTAATAAATGTGGAAATAAGTAG
- a CDS encoding DUF167 domain-containing protein, with the protein MKKQVKVKPNSKQQKIEEAPDGSLTVHLKSPPVDGKANEELIKLLAEKFDVPKSKISIKTGLSSKNKLVEIATDS; encoded by the coding sequence ATGAAAAAACAGGTAAAAGTTAAACCGAATTCAAAACAGCAAAAGATTGAAGAAGCCCCAGATGGAAGCCTCACAGTACATTTGAAGTCGCCTCCAGTAGATGGTAAGGCAAATGAAGAGTTAATTAAACTGCTGGCAGAAAAATTTGACGTACCCAAATCCAAAATCAGTATCAAGACAGGGTTATCCTCAAAAAACAAGCTAGTTGAAATAGCTACTGATTCTTAA
- a CDS encoding DUF2809 domain-containing protein yields MLQKATIRQLTILSLIVVTPLGLLSKFYKGPGDWWLNDYAGDVLYEIFWCLFVFLLIPKRQALIKIPIWVLIITCILEFLQLWHPPLLQLIRSSILGKLLLGTTFAWWDFPHYLIGCFIGWLWLRLLWRFHDD; encoded by the coding sequence ATGCTTCAAAAGGCAACTATTCGCCAACTGACTATCCTCTCGCTGATCGTTGTCACGCCGCTGGGCTTACTATCCAAATTCTACAAAGGCCCAGGCGATTGGTGGTTGAATGATTATGCAGGCGATGTTCTTTATGAAATATTCTGGTGTTTATTCGTATTTTTACTGATTCCAAAGCGCCAAGCACTGATTAAAATACCTATATGGGTATTGATCATTACTTGTATACTCGAATTTCTACAACTTTGGCATCCCCCACTTTTACAACTAATCCGATCGAGCATCTTGGGGAAATTGCTGCTGGGAACAACGTTTGCATGGTGGGATTTTCCCCACTATCTCATCGGCTGCTTCATCGGTTGGTTATGGTTGCGACTTCTTTGGAGATTTCACGACGACTAA
- a CDS encoding DUF2231 domain-containing protein, translating into MTQTPNVPPLIESDETDYRDSGVTSTVAIAGHPLHPLIVTFPIAFLVGLAATDLVYWWTKDFFWARASFWLLAAGLASALVAALTGIMDFLKIERVRKRSAGWAHMLLNVSAIVLTTINLILRWGNTAGAILPVGLTISLLVATLLGLSGWYGAELVYRHKVAVIGYGDASR; encoded by the coding sequence ATGACACAAACTCCCAATGTCCCCCCGCTGATTGAAAGTGATGAGACAGATTATCGCGATAGCGGGGTAACCAGTACAGTAGCGATCGCAGGACACCCCCTGCATCCTCTCATCGTCACCTTTCCAATAGCTTTTCTGGTGGGACTAGCGGCAACCGACCTAGTATATTGGTGGACAAAGGATTTCTTCTGGGCGCGAGCTTCTTTTTGGCTGCTGGCCGCTGGGTTGGCTTCTGCCTTGGTAGCAGCACTCACCGGCATTATGGATTTTCTGAAAATTGAACGAGTCCGCAAGCGTAGCGCCGGGTGGGCGCATATGCTACTCAACGTTAGTGCGATCGTCCTTACAACTATTAACCTGATACTGCGTTGGGGCAACACCGCAGGGGCAATTTTGCCCGTAGGACTGACGATTTCGCTTCTCGTGGCTACACTTCTCGGTCTTTCGGGTTGGTACGGTGCCGAACTTGTTTACCGACATAAAGTTGCTGTGATTGGCTACGGCGACGCAAGCAGATAA